In Mustela nigripes isolate SB6536 chromosome 12, MUSNIG.SB6536, whole genome shotgun sequence, one DNA window encodes the following:
- the CKMT2 gene encoding creatine kinase S-type, mitochondrial isoform X1: MASAFSKLLTGRNASLLLATMGTSALTTGYLLNRQNVRAEAREQHRLFPPSADYPDLRKHNNCMAECLTPAIYAKLRNKATPNGYTLDQCIQTGVDNPGHPFIKTVGMVAGDEESYEVFADLFDPVIKLRHNGYDPRVMKHPTDLDASKITHGQFDERYVLSSRVRTGRSIRGLSLPPACSRAERREVENVAITALEGLKGDLAGRYYRLSEMTEQDQQRLIDDHFLFDKPVSPLLTCAGMARDWPDARGIWHNYDKTFLIWINEEDHTRVISMEKGGNMKRVFERFCRGLKEVERLIQARGWEFMWNERLGYILTCPSNLGTGLRAGVHVRIPKLSKDPRFSKILENLRLQKRGTGGVDTAAVADVYDISNIDRIGRSEVELVQIVIDGVNYLVDCEKKLERGQDIKVPPPLPQFGRK; encoded by the exons ATGGCCAGTGCCTTCTCGAAGTTGCTCACTGGCCGCAATGCTTCTCTGTTACTTGCTACCATGGGCACCAGTGCCCTAACCACTGGGTATCTGCTGAACCGGCAGAACGTGCGGGCCGAGGCTCGGGAGCAACATAGGCTGTTCCCGCCCAG CGCAGACTACCCTGATCTGCGAAAGCACAACAACTGCATGGCCGAGTGCCTCACCCCGGCCATCTATGCCAAGCTCCGCAACAAGGCGACGCCCAACGGCTACACCCTGGACCAGTGTATCCAGACTGGAGTGGACAACCCTGGCCACCCCTTCATCAAGACTGTGGGCATGGTGGCTGGTGACGAGGAGTCGTATGAG GTGTTTGCTGACCTTTTTGATCCTGTCATCAAACTAAGGCACAATGGCTATGACCCCAGGGTGATGAAGCACCCCACGGATCTGGACGCATCCAAG ATCACCCATGGGCAGTTTGATGAGCGTTACGTGCTGTCCTCTCGGGTGCGCACAGGCCGCAGCATCCGCGGGCTGAGCCTGCCACCTGCCTGCAGCCGGGCTGAGCGAAGGGAGGTGGAGAACGTGGCCATCACGGCCCTGGAGGGCCTCAAAGGGGACCTGGCAGGCCGCTACTACAGGCTGTCCGAGATGACTGAGCAAGACCAGCAGCGGCTCATAGAT GACCACTTTCTATTTGATAAGCCAGTATCCCCCTTACTAACATGTGCTGGGATGGCCCGTGACTGGCCAGATGCCAGGGGAATCTG GCATAATTATGACAAGACCTTTCTCATCTGGATTAATGAGGAAGACCACACCAGGGTAATCTCTATGGAAAAAGGAGGCAATATGAAAAGAGTATTTGAGCGATTCTGTCGTGGACTGAAAGAG GTGGAACGCTTAATCCAAGCGCGAGGCTGGGAGTTCATGTGGAATGAGCGACTAGGATATATTCTGACCTGCCCTTCGAACCTTGGCACAGGATTACGGGCTGGTGTCCACGTTAGGATCCCAAAGCTCAGCAAG GATCCACGCTTCTCTAAGATCCTGGAAAACCTGAGACTCCAGAAGCGTGGCACGGGTGGTGTGGACACAGCAGCGGTGGCGGATGTATATGATATTTCCAACATAGATCGAATTGGTCGATCAGAG GTTGAGCTTGTTCAGATAGTCATCGATGGAGTCAACTACCTCGTGGATTGTGAAAAGAAGCTGGAGAGAGGCCAAGATATTAAGGTCCCACCACCTCTGCCTCAGTTTGGCAGGAAGTga
- the CKMT2 gene encoding creatine kinase S-type, mitochondrial isoform X2: MASAFSKLLTGRNASLLLATMGTSALTTGYLLNRQNVRAEAREQHRLFPPSADYPDLRKHNNCMAECLTPAIYAKLRNKATPNGYTLDQCIQTGVDNPGHPFIKTVGMVAGDEESYEVFADLFDPVIKLRHNGYDPRVMKHPTDLDASKITHGQFDERYVLSSRVRTGRSIRGLSLPPACSRAERREVENVAITALEGLKGDLAGRYYRLSEMTEQDQQRLIDCVQTISFRSPASPNLQLLHNYDKTFLIWINEEDHTRVISMEKGGNMKRVFERFCRGLKEVERLIQARGWEFMWNERLGYILTCPSNLGTGLRAGVHVRIPKLSKDPRFSKILENLRLQKRGTGGVDTAAVADVYDISNIDRIGRSEVELVQIVIDGVNYLVDCEKKLERGQDIKVPPPLPQFGRK, translated from the exons ATGGCCAGTGCCTTCTCGAAGTTGCTCACTGGCCGCAATGCTTCTCTGTTACTTGCTACCATGGGCACCAGTGCCCTAACCACTGGGTATCTGCTGAACCGGCAGAACGTGCGGGCCGAGGCTCGGGAGCAACATAGGCTGTTCCCGCCCAG CGCAGACTACCCTGATCTGCGAAAGCACAACAACTGCATGGCCGAGTGCCTCACCCCGGCCATCTATGCCAAGCTCCGCAACAAGGCGACGCCCAACGGCTACACCCTGGACCAGTGTATCCAGACTGGAGTGGACAACCCTGGCCACCCCTTCATCAAGACTGTGGGCATGGTGGCTGGTGACGAGGAGTCGTATGAG GTGTTTGCTGACCTTTTTGATCCTGTCATCAAACTAAGGCACAATGGCTATGACCCCAGGGTGATGAAGCACCCCACGGATCTGGACGCATCCAAG ATCACCCATGGGCAGTTTGATGAGCGTTACGTGCTGTCCTCTCGGGTGCGCACAGGCCGCAGCATCCGCGGGCTGAGCCTGCCACCTGCCTGCAGCCGGGCTGAGCGAAGGGAGGTGGAGAACGTGGCCATCACGGCCCTGGAGGGCCTCAAAGGGGACCTGGCAGGCCGCTACTACAGGCTGTCCGAGATGACTGAGCAAGACCAGCAGCGGCTCATAGAT TGTGTACAGACGATCTCCTTCAGATCACCTGCTTCTCCTAACCTGCAGTTGCT GCATAATTATGACAAGACCTTTCTCATCTGGATTAATGAGGAAGACCACACCAGGGTAATCTCTATGGAAAAAGGAGGCAATATGAAAAGAGTATTTGAGCGATTCTGTCGTGGACTGAAAGAG GTGGAACGCTTAATCCAAGCGCGAGGCTGGGAGTTCATGTGGAATGAGCGACTAGGATATATTCTGACCTGCCCTTCGAACCTTGGCACAGGATTACGGGCTGGTGTCCACGTTAGGATCCCAAAGCTCAGCAAG GATCCACGCTTCTCTAAGATCCTGGAAAACCTGAGACTCCAGAAGCGTGGCACGGGTGGTGTGGACACAGCAGCGGTGGCGGATGTATATGATATTTCCAACATAGATCGAATTGGTCGATCAGAG GTTGAGCTTGTTCAGATAGTCATCGATGGAGTCAACTACCTCGTGGATTGTGAAAAGAAGCTGGAGAGAGGCCAAGATATTAAGGTCCCACCACCTCTGCCTCAGTTTGGCAGGAAGTga